A single region of the Solwaraspora sp. WMMD791 genome encodes:
- a CDS encoding globin — MVIRWLRLVAADAELAPYLIGIDRPHLVGRLTEQLGAAFGGPVATRRPTGGHWRRLGLTEEQHLRVLDYLAASLYRHDVPFDVIVVAQRIAAGRG, encoded by the coding sequence GTGGTGATCCGCTGGCTACGGCTGGTCGCCGCCGACGCCGAACTTGCCCCGTACCTGATCGGGATCGACCGACCACACCTCGTGGGCCGTCTCACCGAGCAGCTCGGTGCCGCCTTCGGCGGCCCGGTGGCCACCCGGCGGCCCACCGGCGGGCACTGGCGGCGCCTCGGCCTCACCGAGGAGCAGCACCTGCGGGTGCTGGACTACCTGGCGGCGAGCCTCTACCGGCACGACGTACCGTTCGACGTCATCGTCGTCGCCCAGCGGATCGCCGCCGGGCGCGGCTGA
- a CDS encoding DUF4878 domain-containing protein, which produces MSYPPPPASPPEPKSGRGRRTTIIVVAIVLAVVLLCCVGAAGVGFWLYQTISAATTPVRDAASAHLDALRAGDHAEAYQRLCAQQQALLTEAEFVDRESAGPQITEYDIVGTTVSSTNGQATGVVTVDITDDSGAERQEVITLVEENGQWRVC; this is translated from the coding sequence ATGAGCTACCCCCCGCCCCCCGCGTCGCCGCCCGAGCCGAAGTCCGGCCGGGGCAGGCGCACCACGATCATCGTCGTGGCGATCGTGCTCGCCGTCGTCCTGCTCTGCTGTGTCGGTGCCGCCGGCGTCGGCTTCTGGCTGTACCAGACCATCTCGGCGGCCACCACCCCGGTCCGGGACGCGGCCAGCGCCCATCTCGACGCGCTGCGCGCCGGCGACCACGCCGAGGCGTACCAGCGGCTCTGCGCCCAGCAGCAGGCCCTGCTGACCGAGGCCGAGTTCGTCGACCGGGAGTCGGCCGGCCCGCAGATCACCGAGTACGACATCGTCGGCACCACCGTGTCCAGCACCAACGGACAGGCCACCGGCGTGGTCACCGTCGACATCACCGACGACAGTGGCGCCGAACGCCAGGAAGTGATCACACTGGTCGAGGAGAACGGCCAGTGGCGGGTGTGCTGA
- a CDS encoding 4'-phosphopantetheinyl transferase superfamily protein → MIENLLPTAVIAREAFDDTVPVTLYPEEEAALGTPVDKRRREFGTARRCAHEALAELGFVGVGVPAGPRREPRWPAGVVGSITHCAGYRAAVVARSTDLVTVGIDAEPHEPLPAGVLDSITVPDELTWLAARRASHPQVHWERLLFCAKEAVYKAWYPLAQRWLGFEQAYVEATPGADAAATGGDFTAQLLVPGPELPGGGQLTGFTGRWLVRNGLILAAISVPAAPAA, encoded by the coding sequence ATGATCGAGAACTTGCTGCCGACCGCGGTCATCGCCCGCGAGGCGTTCGACGACACCGTTCCGGTCACCCTGTACCCCGAGGAGGAGGCGGCGCTGGGCACCCCGGTCGACAAACGTCGCCGGGAGTTCGGCACCGCCCGGCGGTGCGCCCACGAGGCCCTCGCCGAGCTGGGCTTCGTCGGCGTCGGGGTGCCGGCCGGACCCCGCCGGGAGCCGCGCTGGCCGGCCGGCGTCGTCGGCAGCATCACCCACTGCGCCGGCTACCGGGCCGCCGTGGTCGCCCGGTCCACCGACCTCGTCACGGTCGGCATCGACGCCGAGCCGCACGAGCCGCTGCCGGCCGGCGTGCTGGACAGCATCACCGTGCCCGACGAGTTGACCTGGCTGGCCGCCCGCCGCGCCAGCCACCCGCAGGTGCACTGGGAACGGCTGCTGTTCTGCGCCAAGGAAGCCGTCTACAAGGCCTGGTACCCGTTGGCCCAGCGGTGGCTCGGCTTCGAGCAGGCGTACGTCGAGGCGACCCCCGGCGCCGATGCCGCCGCCACCGGCGGTGACTTCACCGCCCAGCTGCTGGTCCCCGGGCCCGAGCTGCCTGGCGGCGGCCAGCTGACCGGCTTCACCGGCCGGTGGCTGGTCCGCAACGGCCTGATTCTCGCCGCGATCAGCGTCCCGGCCGCGCCCGCCGCTTGA
- a CDS encoding DUF1707 domain-containing protein, giving the protein MNDVPDRLPAERLRASDADRERVAEVLRAAAAEGRIDLPELDERLTRVYAARTYADLEPLTRDIPRAVSDAVARRGGGDVAVSRPATWAVAVMSGFDRRGRWAAPGVLRALAFWGGGRIDLREAQFDANVIRIRAWAIMGGIDIVVPDDAEVSINGLGLMGGFDQRAAGLGSPGGPRIHIDGLAFWGGVSVKRRARPGR; this is encoded by the coding sequence GTGAACGACGTTCCTGACCGGCTGCCCGCCGAGCGGCTGCGGGCCTCCGACGCCGACCGTGAACGGGTGGCCGAGGTGCTGCGGGCGGCGGCGGCCGAGGGTCGGATCGACCTGCCCGAGTTGGACGAGCGGCTCACCCGGGTGTACGCGGCCCGCACGTACGCCGATCTGGAGCCCCTCACCCGGGACATCCCCCGCGCGGTCTCCGACGCGGTGGCGCGCCGTGGCGGCGGTGACGTCGCCGTGTCCCGCCCGGCGACCTGGGCGGTCGCGGTGATGAGCGGGTTCGACCGGCGGGGCCGGTGGGCCGCACCGGGCGTCCTGCGGGCGCTGGCGTTCTGGGGCGGCGGCCGCATCGACCTGCGGGAGGCGCAGTTCGACGCGAACGTGATCCGGATCCGGGCCTGGGCGATCATGGGGGGTATCGACATCGTGGTGCCGGACGACGCCGAGGTGTCGATCAACGGCCTCGGACTGATGGGTGGCTTCGATCAGCGGGCAGCCGGGTTGGGCAGCCCGGGTGGGCCGAGGATCCACATCGACGGGTTGGCGTTCTGGGGTGGTGTCTCGGTCAAGCGGCGGGCGCGGCCGGGACGCTGA
- a CDS encoding NUDIX domain-containing protein codes for MTGVPYSFCSSCGAGYPPDAGWPRQCGHCGQLVWRNPTPVAVAVVPVVTTQGLGVVVQRRDIEPARGQLALPGGFIEYGEDWRTAVVRELREETGLDGAAEQVRLYDVRSVPSGASLLIFGMLPPRPAQALPVSAPTDEATEWLVTTEPVELAFPLHTEVLTRVLDEASGVAAVGTLTT; via the coding sequence GTGACTGGTGTGCCGTACTCGTTCTGCTCGTCCTGTGGTGCCGGCTATCCGCCCGACGCCGGCTGGCCCCGCCAGTGTGGCCACTGTGGGCAATTGGTGTGGCGCAATCCGACGCCGGTGGCGGTCGCCGTGGTCCCGGTCGTCACCACGCAGGGGCTCGGTGTGGTGGTGCAGCGCCGCGACATCGAGCCGGCGCGCGGGCAGTTGGCGCTGCCCGGCGGCTTCATCGAGTACGGCGAGGACTGGCGTACCGCGGTGGTCCGCGAGTTGCGCGAGGAGACCGGGCTGGACGGCGCGGCCGAGCAGGTACGGCTCTACGACGTGCGCAGCGTGCCGAGCGGCGCCAGTCTGCTGATCTTCGGCATGCTGCCGCCCCGGCCCGCGCAGGCGCTGCCGGTGTCGGCGCCGACCGACGAGGCGACCGAGTGGCTGGTGACGACCGAGCCGGTCGAGCTGGCGTTCCCGTTGCACACCGAGGTGCTGACCCGGGTGCTCGACGAGGCGTCAGGGGTGGCGGCGGTCGGTACCCTGACGACGTGA